AGACTTGTCTCTTACTTAGAACAACTGACTCACTTAGTGAGAGCTGTCTATATCAATCATTTTATGGCGAATGGCCAGGTGTGTTAGCTCAACATCGCCACTGACATTCAGCTTCTCGAACATACGATAGCGATAGCTATTCACCGTTTTAGAGCTCAGGTTAAGCCTGTCCGCAATGTCCTGTGCTTTTTCACCTTTGGTGATCATCAGCATGATTTGCAGTTCACGATCAGACAGAGACTGGAACGGGTTTTCATCCACCTTGCCACTAAATTGCGCCAGCGCGATTTGCTGTGCAATTTCAGGCGCGATATAACGCTGGCCCGCATTGACAGCTCGGATCGCGTTGATCATCTCATCCGGGCCTGCACTTTTGGTTAAATAACCGTGCGCCCCAATCTGCATGACCTTACTGGGGAACGGATCTTCACAATGCACGGTCAGTACAATCACTTTCACGTCCGGGCAGTAGCGACAAATCTTCTTTGTTGCTTCCAGACCGCCAATACCTGGCATATTCATATCCATTAACACGATATCAGGTTCACTTTGGCGACAGTAACTGACCGCCTCTTCACCCGTTTTAGCCTCTCCGACCACTTTAAACCCGCGCACGTCATCCAGAATGCGCTTTATACCGGTTCTGACAAGTTCATGATCATCAACTAAAAGTACGTTAATCAACGGGTCACCCTCACACTAGCCTTGGTAATGGCAATAACTGCCAAATGTCATTTATATAATCGTCTGATAATGAATGCATTATGCATCCATTATTGCACACAGACGGTGTGCGATTATGCTTTGCAAGAGTAACACAGAAAATTGCAAAGCATAATCAATTCCAGTTTCTAATTAAGGTAAAAACAGTCTTTAGTATGACAGTAAGACTAAGAATTGCCGTGTAATTTTAGATCCCGCTCCGAAAAACGGTCTACCCACAATGCAATCACACCATCACCCGTTACGTTACAAGCGGTACCAAAACTATCCTGTGCCAGATACAAAGCGATCATCAGCGCAACCGCACTTTCATCGAAGCCCAGCATGGTACTGAGTAATCCCAGGGCAGACATAACCGCCCCGCCCGGCGCACCTGGTGCGGCAATCATAACGATACCCAGCATGAAGATGAACGGCAGCATCTCAGCCAGCGAGGGCAAAGCCATCGTCGGAGACAGCAACATCACAGCCATGGTACAGGTGACAATGGTAATCGTAGAACCAGACAGATGGATAGTTGCACATAAAGGTACGGTGAAGTTAGCGACTTCTTCTTTCACTTTGTTTGATTTGCTGGCGCGCAGGGAAACCGGGATCGTCGCGGCACTGGACATAGTACCAATTGCGGTAAAATAAGCCGGCAGCATATTTCTAATCAACTCCACCGGGTTACGTTTTAACAACACGCCCGAGGTGATATATAAAAATGCCAACCACAGCCAGTGCATTGCAACGGCAGCCAGCAACACCACCCCAAACGTACTCAGGGTATCCGCTACCGTGCCCGCAACCGCCATCTCTGCAAACACGCCGGCAATATAAAATGGCAAAGCCGGGATAATCACTTTAGCAAGTAACGCATCAATGACATCACGTCCCTGATCCACAACCTGCTTTAGCTGCGTCAGGTGAAGCTGACTGATCCCAATACCAAACACAAAAGCAGTCGCCAGTGCAGTCATCACGCCCATCAGAGGGGGAACTTCTAGCTTGATAAGGCTCTCTACTTTCGTTGCTTCTGCGGCCTGATAAGCCACACTGCCGTCAAACATAGGCACAACCATACTGACCAGCACCACAGCCAAAGTACCAGCAATCACGGTAGAGCCGTAAGCAAAACCAACCGTTTTACCCAGTAAATGCCCTGATGTCTTAGGCAAGCCGGCAATGCCAGATGCAATATAGAATAAAATAATAAGCGGAATAGTGAAGGAAATAAGCTGACCAATAATCACTTTTACAGTGTACAGCAGCTCAACCATCAGCATAGGCAGATAAAAGCCCGCCAGGACACCGGCGAAAATACCAGCGACAAGTTTTAAAATAAGAGACATACAACACGCCCGAGTAAAAAACAGATGCGCCTTTTTACCATGGAATGCCAATGCAGGTACATAGTTGTGCGATACGAGTTGACTAACTGTTCACAAAATAGAAATAAAACACCACTTAACCCCGCTAGTTCGCTATTAAACGATAAACAATTGTTCACACTGTATCTCTGTTATTTAATGCGCCATCAAAGTTGTGCTATCGAACCCTCTAATAATGTTAAATAAAATTTTTAGTTCACTGTGCTTCGCTGTTCCCTCTTTGTGGTTCAGTGCCACCGCCTTTGCAACAGAGCCTGCTATTCCTTATATCAATGCCAGCGTATCCATCGACGGGCAACTAGAGGAGGCTGTATGGCAACAAGCTAAAGTGATTACCATCGATAATGTCACCTGGCCTTATGAAAATACACCAAGCCCGGTACAAACCAGTGTACGGGTATTCGAAAATGGTCAGTCGTTATTTCTGGCCTTTGATGCCAAAGATCCAGACCCCAGCCAGATCCGGGCGTTTTTTCGCGACCGGGACCGTAACTGGAATGACGATCTGGTCGGCATAAAAATAGACTCCTTCAACACCGGCCGCAGTGCTTATCAATTCTTCATCAACCCGCTGGGTGTTCAGCAAGATTCGATAGAGAATGTACTCAGTGGCAGCGAGGACGATTCCTGGAATGGTATTTGGGATTCTGCCGGGCAAATCAATGAGTCTGGGTATGTGGTTGAAGTAGAGATCCCCTTACGTGTACTCAATTTTGATAACAGCCAGGACACCAAAACCATGGCCATGGAGTTCCTGCGCTTTTACCCACGTAGCGAAAGGCTGCGTATTTCCAGCATGCAAATCGCCCATGAAAATCAATGCTGGGTTTGCCAGATGCCAGCATACACCGGATTTTCTGGCGCGCAGCAAAGCAGCAACCTTGCCGTGATCCCCTCTATGGTTGTCAGTCGCCAGCAAACCAGAGACATAGATGGCAGCACGATCCCGGATTGGGAAAACGACACCGACTATGAACCCGGGCTGGATGTCAAATGGGCAATTACCCCAGACACAACACTGAATGCGACGCTCAACCCGGACTTTTCTCAGGTAGAAGCCGACAATGGCCAACTCAGTGTAAACAACAGCTTTAGCTTGTTCTTCCCGGAAAAGCGGGCCTTTTTCCTCGACAATGCAGACTACTTTTCCTCACACATTAATCTGTTGCACACCCGTAACATTGCTGCGCCGGATTACGGGGCCAAACTAACCGGTAGCAAGCAAGGCCACACCTATGCCGCTTTTGTCACTAACGATGAGTTTACCAATGTCATGGTGCCAGGAAACCTGGGATCCAGTGTCGTTTCCTTGGAACAAAAAAGTGAAAATGCCGCTCTGCGCTACCGCTATGATGCCGACGAGACACTCTCTGTGGGCGCACTAACCACAACCCGGCAAAGTAATGATTACAAGAATCAGTTGTTCAGCCTGGACGGTAAATACGAGCCCACTGCGAACGATACGTTCAAAGCACAGATCTTAACGTCAAAAACAGACTATGATCCGGCTATGGTCAAAGAGCTTTGTGATGATGAGACACTGGAAGACTGTGAAATAGACGAAAGCGTACTGCGCACTCAGCTTGAAGATGATAATCAAGGCCTGGGTTATATGCTGGACTATCGTCATAACCGCAAACACTGGAAAGCCTTTGCCAGCTATCGCAACTATGATGCCGCGCTGCGTGCCGACATGGGATTCTTGTCGCAAGTGGACTTCAATAAGTTTATTACCGGGTTTGAATACCGTTGGTACGGTGATGAAAACACCTGGTGGAACCGTACACGCTGGTATACTGACTGGGATATTAGCCACAATGAAAACGGTGAGTTACTGGAAAAAGAAGTCCAGAGTAATATTGCTATCAGTGGACCATTGCAAAGTATCATTGATTTTGGTTTCGATCATCGCAAGCGTACCGGATTACGCCATGACGAAACCAGCCTGGACATTGATGGCAACACAGACTTATTTACCGAAAACACGCAATGGATTTACCTGGAGAGTAAACCCGCACCAGGCGTCTTCAGTGGGCTCACCTTACGCAGAGGTAACCGCGTTGATTTAGCCAATAATCGCATGGCGGACGAGCGTTACATACGCCCTTTGCTGGACTTCTACCTTGGTCAGCACTTTGAGATCCGACTTCGTCATACGTATCAAAAGCTCACCGCTGAAGGTATGGAAGTGTTTACAGCGAACCTGAGCGATGTGCGTTTCACTTATCAGTTTAACATTAACAGTTATCTGAGGCTGGCATTCATTAAAACGGATATTCGCCGCAATCAGGCCAACTACATTGATGATGTAGACAGTCACTATAAACGCCTGAGTACCCAATTGCTTTACGCTTATAAGCTGAATCCACAGACCGTGTTTTTTGCCGGCTATTCAGACAATGGGTATCAGGATGATGATTTGAGTAAAATCAGCAAAGACAACAAGACGTTTTTTGCTAAGTTTAGCTACGCCTGGCTGCTGTGATCCAGACGCACTGAGGCCTGATCAGACACATCAAGTCTGGCCGGGCCTTTACTGCTCTTTTATTATACATATTTATTTTTTTATTCCATCAGGGCATAAGCCTTTTTAATATATCTTATAGCCATTCTTTCCTTTTGTTTTGCTCCAGCCCCAGTAAAGTGTGACTAGTATTAAATATCCTTAGCTCATTGAAGGGAAAATTATGTCGAACGTTTTTGCAGATAACAGCCTGGCAATTGGCAACACCCCGATTGTTAAACTTAACCGCGTAACTGGTGGCAATGTCTTTGCCAAAATTGAATCTCGTAACCCGAGCTTCAGCGTGAAGTGCCGCATCGGTGCCTCTATGATTTGGGAAGCCGAGAAAGCCGGTTTGCTAAGCGAAGGCAAAGAGCTGATCGAGCCAACTTCTGGTAACACAGGTATTGCACTGGCTTTCGTTGCAGCATCCCGTGGTTACAAGCTAACCCTGACCATGCCAAACACCATGAGTCTTGAGCGTCGTAAGCTACTAAAAGCACTGGGTGCAAACCTGGTGCTAACTGAAGGTGCCAAAGGTATGAAAGGCGCCATCGAGAAAGCCAACGAAATCCTGGCTGGCGACCCAGAAAAATACGTACTGCTACAACAATTCGAGAACCCAGCTAACCCGAAAATCCATGAAGAGACCACAGGTCCTGAAATTTTCGAAGCGATGGACGGTGCAATCGATTACTTCGTAGCCGGTGTTGGTACAGGCGGCACAATTTCTGGTGTAACCCGTTACCTGAAGAAAGAGAAAGGCCTGGATGTTAAATCAATTGCGGTAGAGCCGGTTGATTCAGCCGTTATTTCTCAAGCTCTGGCTGGTGAAGAGTTAAAGCCTGGCCCACACAAAATTCAGGGCATCGGCGCTGGTTTCATTCCTGGTAACCTGGATCTTGAGCTACTTGATGGTACAGAGCAAGTATCAAACGAAGATGCAATTGCAATGGCGCATCAGCTAATGAAAGACGAAGGTATCTTAGTCGGTATTTCTTCTGGTGCTGCAGTGGTTGCTGCTAAGCGCCTGGCAGAGAAGCCTGAAAATGCAGACAAGAACATCGTGGTTATTCTGCCAAGTGCAACAGAGCGTTACTTGTCGAGCCCATTATTTGCTGATGAGTTCACCGATCAGGAGATGGTTCAGTAATCTGAATCCCTCACGCTCGTTAGACTAATTGTCTATAATAAGGCCAGCTAAATGCTGGCCTTATTGTCTTCTACCCTTCCCTTTAGCGTGATAATGTCTAGACTTAATGGATAATCGATGTAGCCTAAAAGCAAACTCATCGTTTTATTTTTAAACGCTTTTATCTCAATTGTGCGCACCAGGAAACAGGTTATGAAAATACTCACCCGGCTATTGTTGCTGTTATTGTGCAGCGTATCTGTGACTGCCTTTGCGAGCCTGAATGTCGGCTACTTTAAACAAGGCAAGTACCTGATGGTTCAGGGGGAGCAATATAAAAATGGGTACCTGTACAACAAAAGCGGTGACAAGCCGTTATTGCATCTGGTAACACTGGACTGGCCGCCCTATATTGGTGACCAGTTGTGCAATAAAGGCTGGGTGTTTCAATTTACAATCTCCTTACTGGCGGATCAGGACTACCCTGTTTATGTCGAATTCCTGCCCTGGGCCCGCGCAGTCAAAGCCGTCGAGTCCGGCCGGGCAGACATTCTCTTTCCTGAGTACTTTATCGAAGATGCCTCCCCCTCAGATAACTACCCCGGCAAAACACGCCGTGAATTACTGGCACTGTCTAATGCATACCCGGGTGGTGAAATTAGCCTGCTGAAACGCCGCGGAGAGTCAGACAACTTCGAGGGCAACCTAAACGCACTCAAAGGCGCGACCATAGGGGTGGTGCGGGGCTACCAGAATACCCCCGAGTTTGACGCCATGATGGACAACAATGAATTCATCATTGTCGAAGCGGTCGATGATTTACAACTGGTTAAGCTGCTGATAGGCAAGCGCGT
This genomic stretch from Pseudoalteromonas rubra harbors:
- the uvrY gene encoding UvrY/SirA/GacA family response regulator transcription factor, translating into MINVLLVDDHELVRTGIKRILDDVRGFKVVGEAKTGEEAVSYCRQSEPDIVLMDMNMPGIGGLEATKKICRYCPDVKVIVLTVHCEDPFPSKVMQIGAHGYLTKSAGPDEMINAIRAVNAGQRYIAPEIAQQIALAQFSGKVDENPFQSLSDRELQIMLMITKGEKAQDIADRLNLSSKTVNSYRYRMFEKLNVSGDVELTHLAIRHKMIDIDSSH
- a CDS encoding dicarboxylate/amino acid:cation symporter — translated: MSLILKLVAGIFAGVLAGFYLPMLMVELLYTVKVIIGQLISFTIPLIILFYIASGIAGLPKTSGHLLGKTVGFAYGSTVIAGTLAVVLVSMVVPMFDGSVAYQAAEATKVESLIKLEVPPLMGVMTALATAFVFGIGISQLHLTQLKQVVDQGRDVIDALLAKVIIPALPFYIAGVFAEMAVAGTVADTLSTFGVVLLAAVAMHWLWLAFLYITSGVLLKRNPVELIRNMLPAYFTAIGTMSSAATIPVSLRASKSNKVKEEVANFTVPLCATIHLSGSTITIVTCTMAVMLLSPTMALPSLAEMLPFIFMLGIVMIAAPGAPGGAVMSALGLLSTMLGFDESAVALMIALYLAQDSFGTACNVTGDGVIALWVDRFSERDLKLHGNS
- a CDS encoding carbohydrate binding family 9 domain-containing protein, translated to MLNKIFSSLCFAVPSLWFSATAFATEPAIPYINASVSIDGQLEEAVWQQAKVITIDNVTWPYENTPSPVQTSVRVFENGQSLFLAFDAKDPDPSQIRAFFRDRDRNWNDDLVGIKIDSFNTGRSAYQFFINPLGVQQDSIENVLSGSEDDSWNGIWDSAGQINESGYVVEVEIPLRVLNFDNSQDTKTMAMEFLRFYPRSERLRISSMQIAHENQCWVCQMPAYTGFSGAQQSSNLAVIPSMVVSRQQTRDIDGSTIPDWENDTDYEPGLDVKWAITPDTTLNATLNPDFSQVEADNGQLSVNNSFSLFFPEKRAFFLDNADYFSSHINLLHTRNIAAPDYGAKLTGSKQGHTYAAFVTNDEFTNVMVPGNLGSSVVSLEQKSENAALRYRYDADETLSVGALTTTRQSNDYKNQLFSLDGKYEPTANDTFKAQILTSKTDYDPAMVKELCDDETLEDCEIDESVLRTQLEDDNQGLGYMLDYRHNRKHWKAFASYRNYDAALRADMGFLSQVDFNKFITGFEYRWYGDENTWWNRTRWYTDWDISHNENGELLEKEVQSNIAISGPLQSIIDFGFDHRKRTGLRHDETSLDIDGNTDLFTENTQWIYLESKPAPGVFSGLTLRRGNRVDLANNRMADERYIRPLLDFYLGQHFEIRLRHTYQKLTAEGMEVFTANLSDVRFTYQFNINSYLRLAFIKTDIRRNQANYIDDVDSHYKRLSTQLLYAYKLNPQTVFFAGYSDNGYQDDDLSKISKDNKTFFAKFSYAWLL
- the cysK gene encoding cysteine synthase A, with amino-acid sequence MSNVFADNSLAIGNTPIVKLNRVTGGNVFAKIESRNPSFSVKCRIGASMIWEAEKAGLLSEGKELIEPTSGNTGIALAFVAASRGYKLTLTMPNTMSLERRKLLKALGANLVLTEGAKGMKGAIEKANEILAGDPEKYVLLQQFENPANPKIHEETTGPEIFEAMDGAIDYFVAGVGTGGTISGVTRYLKKEKGLDVKSIAVEPVDSAVISQALAGEELKPGPHKIQGIGAGFIPGNLDLELLDGTEQVSNEDAIAMAHQLMKDEGILVGISSGAAVVAAKRLAEKPENADKNIVVILPSATERYLSSPLFADEFTDQEMVQ
- a CDS encoding substrate-binding periplasmic protein, which encodes MKILTRLLLLLLCSVSVTAFASLNVGYFKQGKYLMVQGEQYKNGYLYNKSGDKPLLHLVTLDWPPYIGDQLCNKGWVFQFTISLLADQDYPVYVEFLPWARAVKAVESGRADILFPEYFIEDASPSDNYPGKTRRELLALSNAYPGGEISLLKRRGESDNFEGNLNALKGATIGVVRGYQNTPEFDAMMDNNEFIIVEAVDDLQLVKLLIGKRVDLIIGDPKVLRFTVSYSDLAKSEKVTLLRGLENVEPALRYNNLYFALSKAKPNWRSVLNDLNKGLYLFKNSGETDRIIEMGSSECY